Proteins encoded within one genomic window of Brassica rapa cultivar Chiifu-401-42 chromosome A09, CAAS_Brap_v3.01, whole genome shotgun sequence:
- the LOC103837288 gene encoding calcium-binding protein CP1, with translation MCPSGRLASSTTASNPDFRPAFEIIDADRDGKISSDDLRAFYAGIPRSSSDKDEDEMMMIGTMISVADANKDGFVEFDEFEKVLEAAPRGCRSGDGLMRDVFKVMDRDGDGRLSYGDLKSYMESAGLAANDEEIKAMIRLGGGDLNGGVSFDGLLKIFGC, from the coding sequence ATGTGTCCTTCTGGTAGGCTTGCGAGTTCCACAACCGCCTCGAACCCCGATTTCCGACCGGCGTTCGAGATCATCGACGCCGACCGCGACGGTAAGATCAGCAGCGACGATCTCCGAGCATTTTACGCCGGGATCCCGAGATCTTCTTCCGACAAGGACGAAGACGAGATGATGATGATCGGGACGATGATATCGGTGGCGGACGCGAACAAGGACGGGTTCGTGGAGTTCGACGAGTTCGAGAAAGTTCTCGAAGCGGCGCCGCGTGGGTGCAGATCTGGTGACGGGTTGATGAGGGATGTGTTCAAGGTGATGGATAGGGACGGTGATGGGAGGTTGAGCTACGGAGACTTGAAGAGTTACATGGAGTCGGCTGGTTTGGCTGCTAACGACGAGGAGATCAAGGCCATGATTAGATTGGGCGGTGGCGATTTAAACGGCGGCGTTTCGTTCGACGGTTTGTTAAAGATTTTCGGGTGTTGA
- the LOC103837289 gene encoding probable prefoldin subunit 3: MSSSSPSGSGGDDLSERRGIPAAKFIQDVETYLSQSGFDSNSALAFHQERLQQYKVVEMKLLAQQRDLQAKIPDIEKCLEVVATLEARKGTGESLLADFEVSEGIYSRACIEDTDSVCLWLGANVMLEYSCEEATSLLKNNLENAKASLEVLVADLQFLRDQVTVTQVTIARIYNYDVHQRRVKQVTPTAIAAADA; encoded by the exons ATGTCGTCGTCTTCTCCGAGTGGTAGCGGTGGCGATGATTTGAGTGAGAGAAGAGGGATTCCCGCCGCGAAATTCATCCAAGATGTGGAGACTTATCTCTCTCAATCCGGCTTCGATTCGAACTCTGCTCTCGCCTTCCATCAAGAAAG GCTTCAGCAATATAAAGTTGTTGAGATGAAGCTTCTTGCCCAGCAAAGAGATCTTCAG GCTAAGATCCCAGATATTGAGAAGTGCTTAGAGGTTGTTGCCACTTTGGAAGCAAGGAAGGGTACTGGTGAG TCGCTTTTAGCCGATTTTGAAGTGTCTGAAGGAATATATTCACGGGCCTGTATTGAGGACACAGACTCAGTCTGTTTGTGGTTAGGAGCAAATGTAATGCTGGAATATTCCTGTGAAGAG GCTACATCCCTTCTGAAAAACAATCTGGAAAATGCTAAAGCCAGCCTGGAGGTTCTTGTTGCTGATTTACAGTTCTTGAGGGATCAAGTCACAGTTACTCAG GTAACTATAGCGCGTATTTATAACTATGATGTTCATCAAAGGAGGGTTAAACAAGTTACCCCTACTGCTATTGCTGCTGCAGACGCATGA
- the LOC103837290 gene encoding probable WRKY transcription factor 48 → MVNLDTSSDHHNHQLELANNINLSSIFDAPVSSPFPYSYLAEEPNHFLDLLSQDHHQFASSSNSSSFSFDAFPLQNNNTNLFYTDLPLSQPSTTKAMSSEVVNTATTSPNSTSVSSSSKEAVNDNTDKEVTLKDPEEGDQQEQKDTKPQLKAKKKNQKKAREARFAFLTRSDIDNLDDGYRWRKYGQKAVKNSPYPRSYYRCTTVGCGVKKRVERSSDDPYIVMTTYEGQHTHPFPMTRGHIAMLTSPILNHGATTASSSSFSIPQPRYLLTQHHQPYSSMYNNSLSMINQSSSDGIFANPGSSSFPVFSYDVSLASTSTTSVIRDHGLLQDILPSQIMSDTIDTRTNEKDRK, encoded by the exons ATGGTGAATCTAGATACGTCATCAGATCATCATAATCATCAGTTGGAGCTAGCTAACAACATCAATCTCTCAAGCATCTTCGATGCTCCAGTTTCATCACCTTTTCCTTATTCTTATTTAGCAGAAGAACCCAATCATTTTCTTGACTTGCTCTCACAAGACCACCATCAATTTGCTTCATCCTCtaactcttcttctttttcattcGATGCCTTTCCTCTCCAAAACAATAATACCAACCTCTTTTATACGGATTTACCCTTGTCTCAACCTTCAACAACAAAGGCTATGTCATCAGAAGTTGTGAACACAGCAACGACATCTCCAAACTCAACCTCAGTCTCCTCTTCATCCAAGGAAGCTGTAAACGATAATACTGATAAGGAGGTTACTCTTAAAGATCCAGAAGAAGGAGATCAACAAGAGCAAAAGGATACTAAGCCACA GTTGAaggcaaagaagaagaaccaaaaGAAGGCAAGAGAGGCTAGGTTTGCGTTTCTGACGAGGAGCGATATTGATAATCTTGACGATGGTTATAGGTGGAGAAAGTACGGCCAGAAAGCTGTGAAAAACAGTCCTTATCCCAG AAGCTATTACCGTTGCACCACAGTGGGTTGTGGAGTGAAGAAGCGAGTGGAGAGATCGTCTGATGATCCTTACATCGTCATGACAACCTACGAAGGTCAACACACTCACCCTTTCCCCATGACACGTGGACACATAGCAATGCTTACGTCACCAATCCTCAACCATGGTGCAACCACggcgtcatcatcatcattctctATCCCTCAGCCACGCTACTTGCTGACGCAGCATCATCAACCCTACAGTAGCATGTACAACAACTCTCTAAGCATGATCAATCAAAGCTCCTCAGATGGCATTTTCGCAAATCCAGGATCATCATCATTCCCTGTATTTAGTTATGATGTGTCACTAGCTTCTACTTCAACTACTTCGGTCATTAGAGATCATGGATTACTTCAAGATATTCTTCCTTCGCAGATCATGTCGGATACTATTGACACCAGAACCAATGAAAAGGATAGGAAATGA
- the LOC103837291 gene encoding ER membrane protein complex subunit 6 has protein sequence MGSSEKRSKDVMSDIPTFSGENLQKNLKVIQNSRTFLSIIAGVLAGIIGFTGLTGFVFYFVVMLITSVGLMAKAGFSADLYFDSWNRVLFDGFLGGLMSFVLFWTFAYDLVHIF, from the exons ATGGGTTCATCTGAGAAGAGGTCAAAGGATGTGATGAGTGACATACCAACCTTCAGTGGAGAGAATCTGCAGAAGAATTTGAAAGTTATACAGAACAG CCGGACGTTTCTGTCTATCATAGCTGGAGTGCTTGCAGGGATAATTGGATTCACAGGGTTGACTGGTTTTGTGTTTTACTTTGTGGTGATGTTGATCACATCTGTTGGACTCATGGCCAAGGCAGGATTCTCTGCTGACTTGTACTTTGATTCATGGAATCGAGTTCTCTTTGACGGCTTTCTTGGTGGCCTCATG TCGTTCGTGTTGTTCTGGAC ATTTGCTTATGACTTGGTCCACATATTCTAA